Proteins found in one Quercus robur chromosome 2, dhQueRobu3.1, whole genome shotgun sequence genomic segment:
- the LOC126701858 gene encoding uncharacterized protein LOC126701858: MEVHSPVIAKRLWNVLRVTFFMIRKGLISKRKLIMDMNLMMKRGKLLRKSLSNLMSHHHHSKNMARAGYGIQEYEFSCSNSPNPVFFHVPKRKHHYFPCINAPAVLEEVEEPLPQPHQEPKAVVLVPKTPEYTFNFRFDHASDFASGEKHSPLLSPFSVRVSNYSSEDEIEGENEQVDHEAEEFIRRFYEQLRVQSHRQLLQYQDLQYEQMLARGTH, translated from the coding sequence ATGGAAGTACATTCTCCAGTGATAGCCAAGAGGCTATGGAACGTGTTGAGGGTAACATTCTTCATGATAAGGAAGGGATTGATATCAAAGAGGAAGTTGATCATGGACATgaacttgatgatgaagagaGGAAAGCTCTTGAGGAAATCATTAAGCAACCTCATGTCTCATCACCACCACTCCAAGAACATGGCACGTGCTGGCTATGGCATACAGGAATACGAATTCTCTTGCAGCAACAGCCCTAATCCTGTTTTTTTCCACGTGCCGAAGCGTAAACACCATTACTTCCCTTGCATCAATGCCCCTGCAGTTCTTGAAGAAGTAGAAGAACCACTACCTCAACCTCATCAAGAACCTAAGGCTGTTGTTTTGGTCCCCAAGACCCCGGAGTACACTTTCAACTTCCGGTTTGATCATGCGTCTGATTTTGCTTCCGGCGAAAAGCATAGCCCTTTACTGTCTCCATTTTCTGTAAGGGTATCTAATTATTCATCAGAGGATGAGATTGAGGGTGAAAATGAACAAGTTGATCATGAAGCTGAGGAATTCATCAGAAGGTTCTATGAGCAGCTAAGGGTACAAAGCCATAGGCAATTGCTGCAGTACCAGGATTTGCAATATGAGCAAATGCTTGCTAGAGGAACTCACTAA